In Rissa tridactyla isolate bRisTri1 chromosome 22, bRisTri1.patW.cur.20221130, whole genome shotgun sequence, a single genomic region encodes these proteins:
- the CRTC1 gene encoding CREB-regulated transcription coactivator 1 isoform X1 — protein MAASNNPRKFSEKIALHNQKQAEETAAFEEVMKDLSLTRAHRLQLQKTQYLQLGQSRGQYYGGSLPNVNQIGNSAMDLPFQHNGALAEAFGAVPVSLTPFQSSGLDTSRTTRHHGLVDRVYRDRNRLGSPHRRPLSVDKHGRQVDSCPYGTVYLSPPSDTSWRRTNSDSALHQSTMTPAQQETFSGGSQDMQQKRVLLLAVPGMEETTSEADKTLSKQGWDTKKTGSSRPKSCEVPGINIFPSADQENTTTLIPATHNTGGSLPDLTNIHFPSPLPTPLDPEESTFPALSSSNSTGNLAANLTHLGISTASQGMTTTPAPSQQHRQPAVSPLSLSADSRRPQSQQMSPTLSPLSPITQAVAMDALSLEQQLPPYPFFTQTTSQQQQQTQVASTLPQNTPLMQSSGLQRGTQLPPLSVTVPSTIPQSPPGSQTQPSMGIDINSASLQQYRSNAGSPANQSPTSPVSNQGFSPGSSPQHSSILGSVFGDSYYDQQMTARQANALSHQLEQFNMIENAISSNSLYSPCSTLNYSQAAMMGLTGSHGSLQDSQQLNYSSHGNIPNIILTVTGESPPSLSKELTSSLAGVGDVSFDTDSQFPLDELKIDPLTLDGLHMLNDPDMVLTDPATEDTFRMDRL, from the exons ttACAGCTGCAGAAAACCCAATATTTGCAGCTGGGACAGAGTCGTGGCCAGTACTACGGTGGGTCACTGCCAAATGTGAATCAGATCGGAAACAGTGCCATGGACCTGCCCTTTCAG CACAACGGAGCTCTGGCAGAAGCCTTTGGAGCAGTTCCTGTCTCTTTG ACTCCTTTTCAGTCATCAGGATTGGACACAAGCAGAACAACTCGGCATCATGGTCTGGTGGACAGAGTGTATCGTGACAGAAACCGCCTCGGCTCCCCGCATCGACGCCCTCTCTCTGTGGATAAACACGGAAGACAA GTGGACAGCTGTCCGTATGGCACTGTGTATCTGTCACCTCCATCAGACACAAGCTGGAGAAG GACAAATTCCGATTCTGCCTTGCACCAGAGTACTATGACTCCAGCTCAACAAGAAACCTTTTCAGGAGGGTCACAGGACATGCAGCAGAAAAGAG ttttattactgGCTGTCCCTGGAATGGAGGAAACCACCTCTGAGGCAGACAAAACCCTCTCTAAGCAAGGATGGGACACTAAAAAG ACTGGGTCATCAAGACCTAAATCATGTGAAGTTCCAGGAATCAA CATCTTTCCATCAGCTGACCAGGAAAACACTACAACACTGATTCCTGCTACGCATAACACCGGTGGCTCCCTGCCAGACCTGACCAACATccatttcccttcccctctcccaacaCCGTTAGATCCCGAGGAATCCACATTCCCAGCCCTGAGTAGCTCCAATAGTACCGGAAATCTTGCTGCCAATCTGACTCACTTGGGCATCAGCACTGCCAGTCAGG GAATGACGACGAcgccagccccttcccagcagcaCCGTCAGCCGGCCGTCAGTCCCCTCTCCTTGAGCGCAGACTCAAGGCGACCACAGTCACAGCAAATGTCTCCTACGCTTTCCCCTTTGTCACCAATTACTCAG GCCGTGGCTATGGATGCATTGTCTCTGGAGCAGCAGCTTCCCCCATACCCATTTTTTACCCAGACaacttcccagcagcagcagcagacccaGGTGGCGAGTACCCTGCCTCAGAACACTCCTTTAATGCAGAGCTCTGGCTTACAGCGAGGAACGCAGCTCCCCCCGCTCTCCGTCACGGTACCTTCCACCATCCCACAGTCACCTCCGGGCAGCCAGACCCAGCCCTCGATGGGAATAGACATCAACTCG GCTTCACTCCAGCAGTACCGCAGTAATGCTGGATCCCCAGCCAACCAGTCTCCCACCTCTCCTGTCTCCAATCAAGGCTTCTCTCCTGGCAGCTCCCCTCAA cattcTTCCATTCTGGGGAGTGTATTTGGTGACTCCTATTATGATCAGCAGATGACAGCTAGGCAGGCTAATGCCCTATCCCATCAG CTTGAACAGTTTAATATGATAGAAAACGCCATTAGTTCCAACAGCCTGTACAGCCCCTGTTCCACCCTTAACTACTCCCAGGCAGCCATGATGGGACTTACCGGCAGTCATGGCAGCTTGCAGGACTCGCAGCAGCTGAATTACTCCAGCCATGGAAACATCCCCAACATCATTCTTACAG TGACAGGAGAATCTCCTCCCAGCTTATCAAAAGAACTGACCAGCTCTTTGGCAGGAGTGGGAGACGTCAGCTTTGACACGGATTCCCAGTTCCCTCTGGATGAACTCAAAATTGACCCTTTAACCTTGGATGGACTGCACATGCTGAACGACCCAGACATGGTCCTCACCGACCCCGCCACAGAGGACACGTTCAGGATGGACCGGCTGTGA
- the CRTC1 gene encoding CREB-regulated transcription coactivator 1 isoform X5, which translates to MAASNNPRKFSEKIALHNQKQAEETAAFEEVMKDLSLTRAHRLQLQKTQYLQLGQSRGQYYGGSLPNVNQIGNSAMDLPFQHNGALAEAFGAVPVSLTPFQSSGLDTSRTTRHHGLVDRVYRDRNRLGSPHRRPLSVDKHGRQVDSCPYGTVYLSPPSDTSWRRTNSDSALHQSTMTPAQQETFSGGSQDMQQKRVLLLAVPGMEETTSEADKTLSKQGWDTKKTGSSRPKSCEVPGINIFPSADQENTTTLIPATHNTGGSLPDLTNIHFPSPLPTPLDPEESTFPALSSSNSTGNLAANLTHLGISTASQGMTTTPAPSQQHRQPAVSPLSLSADSRRPQSQQMSPTLSPLSPITQAVAMDALSLEQQLPPYPFFTQTTSQQQQQTQVASTLPQNTPLMQSSGLQRGTQLPPLSVTVPSTIPQSPPGSQTQPSMGIDINSHSSILGSVFGDSYYDQQMTARQANALSHQLEQFNMIENAISSNSLYSPCSTLNYSQAAMMGLTGSHGSLQDSQQLNYSSHGNIPNIILTVTGESPPSLSKELTSSLAGVGDVSFDTDSQFPLDELKIDPLTLDGLHMLNDPDMVLTDPATEDTFRMDRL; encoded by the exons ttACAGCTGCAGAAAACCCAATATTTGCAGCTGGGACAGAGTCGTGGCCAGTACTACGGTGGGTCACTGCCAAATGTGAATCAGATCGGAAACAGTGCCATGGACCTGCCCTTTCAG CACAACGGAGCTCTGGCAGAAGCCTTTGGAGCAGTTCCTGTCTCTTTG ACTCCTTTTCAGTCATCAGGATTGGACACAAGCAGAACAACTCGGCATCATGGTCTGGTGGACAGAGTGTATCGTGACAGAAACCGCCTCGGCTCCCCGCATCGACGCCCTCTCTCTGTGGATAAACACGGAAGACAA GTGGACAGCTGTCCGTATGGCACTGTGTATCTGTCACCTCCATCAGACACAAGCTGGAGAAG GACAAATTCCGATTCTGCCTTGCACCAGAGTACTATGACTCCAGCTCAACAAGAAACCTTTTCAGGAGGGTCACAGGACATGCAGCAGAAAAGAG ttttattactgGCTGTCCCTGGAATGGAGGAAACCACCTCTGAGGCAGACAAAACCCTCTCTAAGCAAGGATGGGACACTAAAAAG ACTGGGTCATCAAGACCTAAATCATGTGAAGTTCCAGGAATCAA CATCTTTCCATCAGCTGACCAGGAAAACACTACAACACTGATTCCTGCTACGCATAACACCGGTGGCTCCCTGCCAGACCTGACCAACATccatttcccttcccctctcccaacaCCGTTAGATCCCGAGGAATCCACATTCCCAGCCCTGAGTAGCTCCAATAGTACCGGAAATCTTGCTGCCAATCTGACTCACTTGGGCATCAGCACTGCCAGTCAGG GAATGACGACGAcgccagccccttcccagcagcaCCGTCAGCCGGCCGTCAGTCCCCTCTCCTTGAGCGCAGACTCAAGGCGACCACAGTCACAGCAAATGTCTCCTACGCTTTCCCCTTTGTCACCAATTACTCAG GCCGTGGCTATGGATGCATTGTCTCTGGAGCAGCAGCTTCCCCCATACCCATTTTTTACCCAGACaacttcccagcagcagcagcagacccaGGTGGCGAGTACCCTGCCTCAGAACACTCCTTTAATGCAGAGCTCTGGCTTACAGCGAGGAACGCAGCTCCCCCCGCTCTCCGTCACGGTACCTTCCACCATCCCACAGTCACCTCCGGGCAGCCAGACCCAGCCCTCGATGGGAATAGACATCAACTCG cattcTTCCATTCTGGGGAGTGTATTTGGTGACTCCTATTATGATCAGCAGATGACAGCTAGGCAGGCTAATGCCCTATCCCATCAG CTTGAACAGTTTAATATGATAGAAAACGCCATTAGTTCCAACAGCCTGTACAGCCCCTGTTCCACCCTTAACTACTCCCAGGCAGCCATGATGGGACTTACCGGCAGTCATGGCAGCTTGCAGGACTCGCAGCAGCTGAATTACTCCAGCCATGGAAACATCCCCAACATCATTCTTACAG TGACAGGAGAATCTCCTCCCAGCTTATCAAAAGAACTGACCAGCTCTTTGGCAGGAGTGGGAGACGTCAGCTTTGACACGGATTCCCAGTTCCCTCTGGATGAACTCAAAATTGACCCTTTAACCTTGGATGGACTGCACATGCTGAACGACCCAGACATGGTCCTCACCGACCCCGCCACAGAGGACACGTTCAGGATGGACCGGCTGTGA
- the CRTC1 gene encoding CREB-regulated transcription coactivator 1 isoform X3 encodes MAASNNPRKFSEKIALHNQKQAEETAAFEEVMKDLSLTRAHRLQLQKTQYLQLGQSRGQYYGGSLPNVNQIGNSAMDLPFQSSGLDTSRTTRHHGLVDRVYRDRNRLGSPHRRPLSVDKHGRQVDSCPYGTVYLSPPSDTSWRRTNSDSALHQSTMTPAQQETFSGGSQDMQQKRVLLLAVPGMEETTSEADKTLSKQGWDTKKTGSSRPKSCEVPGINIFPSADQENTTTLIPATHNTGGSLPDLTNIHFPSPLPTPLDPEESTFPALSSSNSTGNLAANLTHLGISTASQGMTTTPAPSQQHRQPAVSPLSLSADSRRPQSQQMSPTLSPLSPITQAVAMDALSLEQQLPPYPFFTQTTSQQQQQTQVASTLPQNTPLMQSSGLQRGTQLPPLSVTVPSTIPQSPPGSQTQPSMGIDINSASLQQYRSNAGSPANQSPTSPVSNQGFSPGSSPQHSSILGSVFGDSYYDQQMTARQANALSHQLEQFNMIENAISSNSLYSPCSTLNYSQAAMMGLTGSHGSLQDSQQLNYSSHGNIPNIILTVTGESPPSLSKELTSSLAGVGDVSFDTDSQFPLDELKIDPLTLDGLHMLNDPDMVLTDPATEDTFRMDRL; translated from the exons ttACAGCTGCAGAAAACCCAATATTTGCAGCTGGGACAGAGTCGTGGCCAGTACTACGGTGGGTCACTGCCAAATGTGAATCAGATCGGAAACAGTGCCATGGACCTGCCCTTTCAG TCATCAGGATTGGACACAAGCAGAACAACTCGGCATCATGGTCTGGTGGACAGAGTGTATCGTGACAGAAACCGCCTCGGCTCCCCGCATCGACGCCCTCTCTCTGTGGATAAACACGGAAGACAA GTGGACAGCTGTCCGTATGGCACTGTGTATCTGTCACCTCCATCAGACACAAGCTGGAGAAG GACAAATTCCGATTCTGCCTTGCACCAGAGTACTATGACTCCAGCTCAACAAGAAACCTTTTCAGGAGGGTCACAGGACATGCAGCAGAAAAGAG ttttattactgGCTGTCCCTGGAATGGAGGAAACCACCTCTGAGGCAGACAAAACCCTCTCTAAGCAAGGATGGGACACTAAAAAG ACTGGGTCATCAAGACCTAAATCATGTGAAGTTCCAGGAATCAA CATCTTTCCATCAGCTGACCAGGAAAACACTACAACACTGATTCCTGCTACGCATAACACCGGTGGCTCCCTGCCAGACCTGACCAACATccatttcccttcccctctcccaacaCCGTTAGATCCCGAGGAATCCACATTCCCAGCCCTGAGTAGCTCCAATAGTACCGGAAATCTTGCTGCCAATCTGACTCACTTGGGCATCAGCACTGCCAGTCAGG GAATGACGACGAcgccagccccttcccagcagcaCCGTCAGCCGGCCGTCAGTCCCCTCTCCTTGAGCGCAGACTCAAGGCGACCACAGTCACAGCAAATGTCTCCTACGCTTTCCCCTTTGTCACCAATTACTCAG GCCGTGGCTATGGATGCATTGTCTCTGGAGCAGCAGCTTCCCCCATACCCATTTTTTACCCAGACaacttcccagcagcagcagcagacccaGGTGGCGAGTACCCTGCCTCAGAACACTCCTTTAATGCAGAGCTCTGGCTTACAGCGAGGAACGCAGCTCCCCCCGCTCTCCGTCACGGTACCTTCCACCATCCCACAGTCACCTCCGGGCAGCCAGACCCAGCCCTCGATGGGAATAGACATCAACTCG GCTTCACTCCAGCAGTACCGCAGTAATGCTGGATCCCCAGCCAACCAGTCTCCCACCTCTCCTGTCTCCAATCAAGGCTTCTCTCCTGGCAGCTCCCCTCAA cattcTTCCATTCTGGGGAGTGTATTTGGTGACTCCTATTATGATCAGCAGATGACAGCTAGGCAGGCTAATGCCCTATCCCATCAG CTTGAACAGTTTAATATGATAGAAAACGCCATTAGTTCCAACAGCCTGTACAGCCCCTGTTCCACCCTTAACTACTCCCAGGCAGCCATGATGGGACTTACCGGCAGTCATGGCAGCTTGCAGGACTCGCAGCAGCTGAATTACTCCAGCCATGGAAACATCCCCAACATCATTCTTACAG TGACAGGAGAATCTCCTCCCAGCTTATCAAAAGAACTGACCAGCTCTTTGGCAGGAGTGGGAGACGTCAGCTTTGACACGGATTCCCAGTTCCCTCTGGATGAACTCAAAATTGACCCTTTAACCTTGGATGGACTGCACATGCTGAACGACCCAGACATGGTCCTCACCGACCCCGCCACAGAGGACACGTTCAGGATGGACCGGCTGTGA
- the CRTC1 gene encoding CREB-regulated transcription coactivator 1 isoform X6: protein MAASNNPRKFSEKIALHNQKQAEETAAFEEVMKDLSLTRAHRLQLQKTQYLQLGQSRGQYYGGSLPNVNQIGNSAMDLPFQHNGALAEAFGAVPVSLTPFQSSGLDTSRTTRHHGLVDRVYRDRNRLGSPHRRPLSVDKHGRQVDSCPYGTVYLSPPSDTSWRRTNSDSALHQSTMTPAQQETFSGGSQDMQQKRVLLLAVPGMEETTSEADKTLSKQGWDTKKTGSSRPKSCEVPGINIFPSADQENTTTLIPATHNTGGSLPDLTNIHFPSPLPTPLDPEESTFPALSSSNSTGNLAANLTHLGISTASQGMTTTPAPSQQHRQPAVSPLSLSADSRRPQSQQMSPTLSPLSPITQAVAMDALSLEQQLPPYPFFTQTTSQQQQQTQVASTLPQNTPLMQSSGLQRGTQLPPLSVTVPSTIPQSPPGSQTQPSMGIDINSHSSILGSVFGDSYYDQQMTARQANALSHQAAMMGLTGSHGSLQDSQQLNYSSHGNIPNIILTVTGESPPSLSKELTSSLAGVGDVSFDTDSQFPLDELKIDPLTLDGLHMLNDPDMVLTDPATEDTFRMDRL from the exons ttACAGCTGCAGAAAACCCAATATTTGCAGCTGGGACAGAGTCGTGGCCAGTACTACGGTGGGTCACTGCCAAATGTGAATCAGATCGGAAACAGTGCCATGGACCTGCCCTTTCAG CACAACGGAGCTCTGGCAGAAGCCTTTGGAGCAGTTCCTGTCTCTTTG ACTCCTTTTCAGTCATCAGGATTGGACACAAGCAGAACAACTCGGCATCATGGTCTGGTGGACAGAGTGTATCGTGACAGAAACCGCCTCGGCTCCCCGCATCGACGCCCTCTCTCTGTGGATAAACACGGAAGACAA GTGGACAGCTGTCCGTATGGCACTGTGTATCTGTCACCTCCATCAGACACAAGCTGGAGAAG GACAAATTCCGATTCTGCCTTGCACCAGAGTACTATGACTCCAGCTCAACAAGAAACCTTTTCAGGAGGGTCACAGGACATGCAGCAGAAAAGAG ttttattactgGCTGTCCCTGGAATGGAGGAAACCACCTCTGAGGCAGACAAAACCCTCTCTAAGCAAGGATGGGACACTAAAAAG ACTGGGTCATCAAGACCTAAATCATGTGAAGTTCCAGGAATCAA CATCTTTCCATCAGCTGACCAGGAAAACACTACAACACTGATTCCTGCTACGCATAACACCGGTGGCTCCCTGCCAGACCTGACCAACATccatttcccttcccctctcccaacaCCGTTAGATCCCGAGGAATCCACATTCCCAGCCCTGAGTAGCTCCAATAGTACCGGAAATCTTGCTGCCAATCTGACTCACTTGGGCATCAGCACTGCCAGTCAGG GAATGACGACGAcgccagccccttcccagcagcaCCGTCAGCCGGCCGTCAGTCCCCTCTCCTTGAGCGCAGACTCAAGGCGACCACAGTCACAGCAAATGTCTCCTACGCTTTCCCCTTTGTCACCAATTACTCAG GCCGTGGCTATGGATGCATTGTCTCTGGAGCAGCAGCTTCCCCCATACCCATTTTTTACCCAGACaacttcccagcagcagcagcagacccaGGTGGCGAGTACCCTGCCTCAGAACACTCCTTTAATGCAGAGCTCTGGCTTACAGCGAGGAACGCAGCTCCCCCCGCTCTCCGTCACGGTACCTTCCACCATCCCACAGTCACCTCCGGGCAGCCAGACCCAGCCCTCGATGGGAATAGACATCAACTCG cattcTTCCATTCTGGGGAGTGTATTTGGTGACTCCTATTATGATCAGCAGATGACAGCTAGGCAGGCTAATGCCCTATCCCATCAG GCAGCCATGATGGGACTTACCGGCAGTCATGGCAGCTTGCAGGACTCGCAGCAGCTGAATTACTCCAGCCATGGAAACATCCCCAACATCATTCTTACAG TGACAGGAGAATCTCCTCCCAGCTTATCAAAAGAACTGACCAGCTCTTTGGCAGGAGTGGGAGACGTCAGCTTTGACACGGATTCCCAGTTCCCTCTGGATGAACTCAAAATTGACCCTTTAACCTTGGATGGACTGCACATGCTGAACGACCCAGACATGGTCCTCACCGACCCCGCCACAGAGGACACGTTCAGGATGGACCGGCTGTGA
- the CRTC1 gene encoding CREB-regulated transcription coactivator 1 isoform X2, producing MAASNNPRKFSEKIALHNQKQAEETAAFEEVMKDLSLTRAHRLQLQKTQYLQLGQSRGQYYGGSLPNVNQIGNSAMDLPFQTPFQSSGLDTSRTTRHHGLVDRVYRDRNRLGSPHRRPLSVDKHGRQVDSCPYGTVYLSPPSDTSWRRTNSDSALHQSTMTPAQQETFSGGSQDMQQKRVLLLAVPGMEETTSEADKTLSKQGWDTKKTGSSRPKSCEVPGINIFPSADQENTTTLIPATHNTGGSLPDLTNIHFPSPLPTPLDPEESTFPALSSSNSTGNLAANLTHLGISTASQGMTTTPAPSQQHRQPAVSPLSLSADSRRPQSQQMSPTLSPLSPITQAVAMDALSLEQQLPPYPFFTQTTSQQQQQTQVASTLPQNTPLMQSSGLQRGTQLPPLSVTVPSTIPQSPPGSQTQPSMGIDINSASLQQYRSNAGSPANQSPTSPVSNQGFSPGSSPQHSSILGSVFGDSYYDQQMTARQANALSHQLEQFNMIENAISSNSLYSPCSTLNYSQAAMMGLTGSHGSLQDSQQLNYSSHGNIPNIILTVTGESPPSLSKELTSSLAGVGDVSFDTDSQFPLDELKIDPLTLDGLHMLNDPDMVLTDPATEDTFRMDRL from the exons ttACAGCTGCAGAAAACCCAATATTTGCAGCTGGGACAGAGTCGTGGCCAGTACTACGGTGGGTCACTGCCAAATGTGAATCAGATCGGAAACAGTGCCATGGACCTGCCCTTTCAG ACTCCTTTTCAGTCATCAGGATTGGACACAAGCAGAACAACTCGGCATCATGGTCTGGTGGACAGAGTGTATCGTGACAGAAACCGCCTCGGCTCCCCGCATCGACGCCCTCTCTCTGTGGATAAACACGGAAGACAA GTGGACAGCTGTCCGTATGGCACTGTGTATCTGTCACCTCCATCAGACACAAGCTGGAGAAG GACAAATTCCGATTCTGCCTTGCACCAGAGTACTATGACTCCAGCTCAACAAGAAACCTTTTCAGGAGGGTCACAGGACATGCAGCAGAAAAGAG ttttattactgGCTGTCCCTGGAATGGAGGAAACCACCTCTGAGGCAGACAAAACCCTCTCTAAGCAAGGATGGGACACTAAAAAG ACTGGGTCATCAAGACCTAAATCATGTGAAGTTCCAGGAATCAA CATCTTTCCATCAGCTGACCAGGAAAACACTACAACACTGATTCCTGCTACGCATAACACCGGTGGCTCCCTGCCAGACCTGACCAACATccatttcccttcccctctcccaacaCCGTTAGATCCCGAGGAATCCACATTCCCAGCCCTGAGTAGCTCCAATAGTACCGGAAATCTTGCTGCCAATCTGACTCACTTGGGCATCAGCACTGCCAGTCAGG GAATGACGACGAcgccagccccttcccagcagcaCCGTCAGCCGGCCGTCAGTCCCCTCTCCTTGAGCGCAGACTCAAGGCGACCACAGTCACAGCAAATGTCTCCTACGCTTTCCCCTTTGTCACCAATTACTCAG GCCGTGGCTATGGATGCATTGTCTCTGGAGCAGCAGCTTCCCCCATACCCATTTTTTACCCAGACaacttcccagcagcagcagcagacccaGGTGGCGAGTACCCTGCCTCAGAACACTCCTTTAATGCAGAGCTCTGGCTTACAGCGAGGAACGCAGCTCCCCCCGCTCTCCGTCACGGTACCTTCCACCATCCCACAGTCACCTCCGGGCAGCCAGACCCAGCCCTCGATGGGAATAGACATCAACTCG GCTTCACTCCAGCAGTACCGCAGTAATGCTGGATCCCCAGCCAACCAGTCTCCCACCTCTCCTGTCTCCAATCAAGGCTTCTCTCCTGGCAGCTCCCCTCAA cattcTTCCATTCTGGGGAGTGTATTTGGTGACTCCTATTATGATCAGCAGATGACAGCTAGGCAGGCTAATGCCCTATCCCATCAG CTTGAACAGTTTAATATGATAGAAAACGCCATTAGTTCCAACAGCCTGTACAGCCCCTGTTCCACCCTTAACTACTCCCAGGCAGCCATGATGGGACTTACCGGCAGTCATGGCAGCTTGCAGGACTCGCAGCAGCTGAATTACTCCAGCCATGGAAACATCCCCAACATCATTCTTACAG TGACAGGAGAATCTCCTCCCAGCTTATCAAAAGAACTGACCAGCTCTTTGGCAGGAGTGGGAGACGTCAGCTTTGACACGGATTCCCAGTTCCCTCTGGATGAACTCAAAATTGACCCTTTAACCTTGGATGGACTGCACATGCTGAACGACCCAGACATGGTCCTCACCGACCCCGCCACAGAGGACACGTTCAGGATGGACCGGCTGTGA
- the CRTC1 gene encoding CREB-regulated transcription coactivator 1 isoform X4, with the protein MAASNNPRKFSEKIALHNQKQAEETAAFEEVMKDLSLTRAHRLQLQKTQYLQLGQSRGQYYGGSLPNVNQIGNSAMDLPFQHNGALAEAFGAVPVSLTPFQSSGLDTSRTTRHHGLVDRVYRDRNRLGSPHRRPLSVDKHGRQVDSCPYGTVYLSPPSDTSWRRTNSDSALHQSTMTPAQQETFSGGSQDMQQKRVLLLAVPGMEETTSEADKTLSKQGWDTKKTGSSRPKSCEVPGINIFPSADQENTTTLIPATHNTGGSLPDLTNIHFPSPLPTPLDPEESTFPALSSSNSTGNLAANLTHLGISTASQGMTTTPAPSQQHRQPAVSPLSLSADSRRPQSQQMSPTLSPLSPITQAVAMDALSLEQQLPPYPFFTQTTSQQQQQTQVASTLPQNTPLMQSSGLQRGTQLPPLSVTVPSTIPQSPPGSQTQPSMGIDINSASLQQYRSNAGSPANQSPTSPVSNQGFSPGSSPQHSSILGSVFGDSYYDQQMTARQANALSHQAAMMGLTGSHGSLQDSQQLNYSSHGNIPNIILTVTGESPPSLSKELTSSLAGVGDVSFDTDSQFPLDELKIDPLTLDGLHMLNDPDMVLTDPATEDTFRMDRL; encoded by the exons ttACAGCTGCAGAAAACCCAATATTTGCAGCTGGGACAGAGTCGTGGCCAGTACTACGGTGGGTCACTGCCAAATGTGAATCAGATCGGAAACAGTGCCATGGACCTGCCCTTTCAG CACAACGGAGCTCTGGCAGAAGCCTTTGGAGCAGTTCCTGTCTCTTTG ACTCCTTTTCAGTCATCAGGATTGGACACAAGCAGAACAACTCGGCATCATGGTCTGGTGGACAGAGTGTATCGTGACAGAAACCGCCTCGGCTCCCCGCATCGACGCCCTCTCTCTGTGGATAAACACGGAAGACAA GTGGACAGCTGTCCGTATGGCACTGTGTATCTGTCACCTCCATCAGACACAAGCTGGAGAAG GACAAATTCCGATTCTGCCTTGCACCAGAGTACTATGACTCCAGCTCAACAAGAAACCTTTTCAGGAGGGTCACAGGACATGCAGCAGAAAAGAG ttttattactgGCTGTCCCTGGAATGGAGGAAACCACCTCTGAGGCAGACAAAACCCTCTCTAAGCAAGGATGGGACACTAAAAAG ACTGGGTCATCAAGACCTAAATCATGTGAAGTTCCAGGAATCAA CATCTTTCCATCAGCTGACCAGGAAAACACTACAACACTGATTCCTGCTACGCATAACACCGGTGGCTCCCTGCCAGACCTGACCAACATccatttcccttcccctctcccaacaCCGTTAGATCCCGAGGAATCCACATTCCCAGCCCTGAGTAGCTCCAATAGTACCGGAAATCTTGCTGCCAATCTGACTCACTTGGGCATCAGCACTGCCAGTCAGG GAATGACGACGAcgccagccccttcccagcagcaCCGTCAGCCGGCCGTCAGTCCCCTCTCCTTGAGCGCAGACTCAAGGCGACCACAGTCACAGCAAATGTCTCCTACGCTTTCCCCTTTGTCACCAATTACTCAG GCCGTGGCTATGGATGCATTGTCTCTGGAGCAGCAGCTTCCCCCATACCCATTTTTTACCCAGACaacttcccagcagcagcagcagacccaGGTGGCGAGTACCCTGCCTCAGAACACTCCTTTAATGCAGAGCTCTGGCTTACAGCGAGGAACGCAGCTCCCCCCGCTCTCCGTCACGGTACCTTCCACCATCCCACAGTCACCTCCGGGCAGCCAGACCCAGCCCTCGATGGGAATAGACATCAACTCG GCTTCACTCCAGCAGTACCGCAGTAATGCTGGATCCCCAGCCAACCAGTCTCCCACCTCTCCTGTCTCCAATCAAGGCTTCTCTCCTGGCAGCTCCCCTCAA cattcTTCCATTCTGGGGAGTGTATTTGGTGACTCCTATTATGATCAGCAGATGACAGCTAGGCAGGCTAATGCCCTATCCCATCAG GCAGCCATGATGGGACTTACCGGCAGTCATGGCAGCTTGCAGGACTCGCAGCAGCTGAATTACTCCAGCCATGGAAACATCCCCAACATCATTCTTACAG TGACAGGAGAATCTCCTCCCAGCTTATCAAAAGAACTGACCAGCTCTTTGGCAGGAGTGGGAGACGTCAGCTTTGACACGGATTCCCAGTTCCCTCTGGATGAACTCAAAATTGACCCTTTAACCTTGGATGGACTGCACATGCTGAACGACCCAGACATGGTCCTCACCGACCCCGCCACAGAGGACACGTTCAGGATGGACCGGCTGTGA